Proteins from a genomic interval of Diospyros lotus cultivar Yz01 chromosome 6, ASM1463336v1, whole genome shotgun sequence:
- the LOC127804362 gene encoding uncharacterized mitochondrial protein AtMg00810-like, translating into MGYYTRPPNKNVVIPKWVFCIKYLSNGTVDRLKARLVAKGYTQQSGLDFHDTFSPVVKASTVQVILSLVVSNNWPPRQLDVKNAFLNVFLQEKVYMDQPPGYVDSKHPTHVCRLCRAFYGLKQAPRAWFHRFSSFLLVMGFTCSCADSLLFVLSRDADLIYLLLYVDDIVVTSNNSSLLASLIGKLTREYATKDLRSLNYFLGLEAHRTSAGLFLSQAEYAHELLQRAQLLDSKPVSTSMVVAQHLSVAGPDFDDPSLYRSLVRALQYLAITRPNIAHAVTAIGQYMHKPHVSHFQALKRIFHYVKGTLQFGLVFTPFTSREILAYSNADWAGGPDTRRSISGYAIYLGDNLLSWSSKKQPTVSCSSCETEYRALALTAAEVKWLIHLLHDLHVYLISNTVL; encoded by the coding sequence atggggtattacacaagaCCACCCAATAAAAATGTTGTCATCCCTAAATGGGTTTTTTGcattaaatatttatcaaatgGCACTGTGGACCGTCTCAAGGCTCGTCTAGTTGCAAAGGGGTATACTCAACAATCGGGTCTTGATTTTCATGACACTTTTAGTCCTGTTGTGAAGGCTTCTACTGTTCAGGTTATCCTCTCTCTGGTCGTTTCTAACAATTGGCCTCCTCGTCAACTCGACGTGAAAAACGCCTTTCTCAATGTTTTTTTGCAGGAAAAAGTCTATATGGACCAACCACCTGGCTATGTTGATTCCAAACATCCTACACATGTTTGTCGACTTTGTCGGGCTTTCTATGGACTCAAGCAAGCCCCACGTGCTTGGTTTCATCGATTCAGCTCCTTTCTCTTGGTCATGGGTTTCACTTGTAGTTGTGCTGACTCCTTATTATTTGTTCTCTCCAGAGATgctgatttgatttatttattactcTACGTTGATGATATTGTGGTCACTAGCAACAACTCGTCTCTTCTTGCTAGTTTAATTGGAAAATTGACTCGTGAATATGCTACCAAGGATCTCAGGTCCTTGAACTATTTTCTGGGTTTGGAAGCCCATCGGACCTCTGCTGGTCTTTTTCTTAGTCAAGCTGAGTATGCTCATGAATTATTGCAGCGTGCCCAACTCCTCGATTCCAAACCAGTTAGCACTTCAATGGTGGTCGCTCAACATCTATCGGTtgctggtcccgactttgatgATCCTTCTCTCTACCGATCGCTTGTTAGAGCTCTTCAATATCTCGCTATCACTCGACCCAACATCGCCCATGCTGTTACTGCTATCGGTCAATATATGCATAAGCCACATGTCTCTCATTTTCAAGCCCTTAAGCGAATTTTTCACTATGTTAAAGGAACTCTTCAGTTTGGACTGGTTTTCACTCCATTTACTTCTCGAGAGATCCTTGCTTACTCTAACGCCGATTGGGCTGGGGGTCCTGACACACGTCGATCAATCTCTGGTTATGCAATTTACCTTGGTGATAATCTGCTGTCTTGGAGCTCTAAAAAGCAACCGACAGTGTCTTGCTCCAGTTGTGAAACAGAATATCGGGCATTGGCTCTTACCGCTGCTGAAGTTAAATGGCTCATTCATCTCCTTCATGATCTTCATGTCTACCTCATCTCCAATACTGTTTTGTGA